From the Deltaproteobacteria bacterium genome, one window contains:
- the dksA gene encoding RNA polymerase-binding protein DksA — MKKKDLEYFKNHLTERLQTLLAEASGTVSGMTDEKPSFPDPTDRAALESDRNFTLRIRDRERKLIAKIRQALERIDNGTYGICETCGGEITLKRLKARPVTTQCIDCKTEEEARENALGV, encoded by the coding sequence ACCATTTGACCGAACGTTTACAAACCTTGCTGGCCGAGGCAAGTGGCACAGTATCCGGTATGACGGATGAGAAGCCTAGTTTCCCTGATCCGACAGATCGGGCAGCCTTGGAATCGGACCGCAACTTCACCCTTCGCATACGAGACAGAGAGCGGAAGCTCATCGCCAAGATAAGGCAGGCCCTTGAGCGAATCGACAACGGCACTTACGGAATTTGCGAGACCTGTGGCGGGGAAATAACCCTCAAACGTTTGAAGGCTCGACCAGTTACCACCCAGTGTATTGATTGCAAAACCGAGGAAGAAGCAAGGGAAAACGCTCTCGGGGTATAG